Proteins found in one Agarivorans sp. Alg241-V36 genomic segment:
- the fdxB gene encoding ferredoxin III, nif-specific → MSDEKYMGLTRDGTSWEPQFVTALDQDACIGCGRCYKVCPRDVFDLVEREIDEDDEAYDDYEDDVVMVMELANAGDCIGCAACSTVCAKNCHTHTPASALV, encoded by the coding sequence ATGAGTGATGAAAAATACATGGGTTTAACCCGTGATGGAACGTCTTGGGAGCCGCAGTTTGTAACGGCGCTTGATCAAGATGCCTGTATTGGTTGTGGACGTTGCTACAAAGTGTGCCCACGCGACGTGTTTGACTTAGTTGAACGCGAAATAGATGAAGACGATGAAGCATATGATGACTACGAAGATGATGTAGTGATGGTGATGGAGCTAGCCAATGCCGGTGATTGTATTGGCTGCGCTGCATGTTCTACGGTTTGTGCCAAAAACTGTCACACCCACACTCCAGCAAGTGCCTTGGTTTAG